The genomic interval CGGCGATCAACCTGCTGTGCGGCATCGCTGAGGCCCCCAAGCTTTGCACCGGCGGGGTCTTCTGGGGACCCATGCTCGCCATCGCCCTCTTCCTCATGCTCGTATGCATCTCGATgatcgtcgccgcccgcctcaAGTTCTCCGACCTCTACGTCTGCTATCTCGTCGGCGTCTCCATCGTAATCCTCGCCCTCCTCGTCTTCACTATCTTCGGtttcgtcgccgtcggaggcatcgccggctccggcggaTCACGAGTCGGCGAGGAGTACAAGCTGGAGGAGTACAGCGGGTGGCTCAGGGACCGTGTGGCCGATCGGCGGTACTGGGAAACAGCCAGCGCGTGCCTCCGCCGCGGAGATGTGTGCAATGGCATGGCGCAGCTGATGCGCGACCCGGACACCGGTGCCTTCGTGCCCTGGCTGTCATCCGACCAAAGATGGGAGCAGGACCGCGGGGCGGACGTGCACCAAATGTCACCTATTGAGGTACGTATGAACGTTATATTTTACTGATAGTGTTATTATACTAAAACATGTGAGCTAGTACAATAGGTAACACAAGGgagatctaaaatttattacgTCATACAttactaatataatatatttttagacataCATAACTtgttttaaggaaaaaaactaaataatcaaaaataataaataaattggaatTGCTTTGCGTACGAGAAGCGTACGATTTCCGCCACCGTCGCTGTGATTTGTTTGCCGCTCCATTACGCGTCGATACGCCCGCTGCTATGCCATCGCTGTGTGCAGTTGAATCGTACGTTCGACGAACGTCTGTATAACACTgctcataaataaataaataaataaaaagtaactaGTAACAGTTATTTGAAAACAGAGGTAATAAGCATTagacgatatatatatatatatataatatatatatatatcaaacaaaatatcacGTCAGGATCTACTAACTGGAAACTGACTACCGAGGTTAGCTAGCTTgcattccttttttctttcctttttcattccctgctttaattttttttcagtggtGATTATTTGtacgtttttttcatttcattccTCTACCACTGCAGTCTGGTTGCTGCAAGCCACCATCATGGTGTGCATTTACATATGTGAATGGAACGACATGGACACCAACACCAGATGCCCCCGCCAACGCCGACTGCAGCAGGTGGGGCAATGACAAAGAAACACTGTGCTTTCAGTGCGACTCATGCAAGGCAGGCTTCCTCCACCACACCAAGAGGGCATGGGGTCCTGCTGTCATATTTCCCATTGTCACATTGGTCTTTCTCATCTGTGCATGCTCTTGTTTGTTCTCTGGTGATGATTAGTCAGTAACAACTGGGTACCCATTATGGGTGTTAAATATGAAGGTCAACGTGTTTTCGtttagagcatttttttattcttgaggagataccaagaggtaccactgttttgtacctcttggtacctcctgatggtaaaattgttctttCGTTTATGTTACTtcatccgtcccaaaataagttcgtttttaaatttttgaatacaacgtttgactcttcgtcatatttgtaattttttgcgattaatatttttatttttattagataataaaacacgAATAATactctttttattatatgataaaatttttaaataagacggatggtcaaacgctagACACAGAAACCAAAAATTAACGGAGGCagtaatatttataatctaaatttaaatttaaaacttaaatgtAAAGTTTATTATGGTtgttttaatcatagttttttttagatgtAAAAGGTCTAAGATTTCTGCTTAGCTTTATCGTGGTTCTAAACTTTGAGGTTAATTCATAGCGTTCCAGACAATTTGACTCTTCCATTGACAAGTATGACAGAAAGAGTATGATTAGATCGAGCGACCGATCAGTCGATGGGAGCTGTCAAGGCCAGCCGATAATGACGATTGACCAAGAAATAGAGTTTTGAGACAATCAACTATATTTTCAGTTTAAATACGATAAACATATGAAATCAATAAAGACTATCAACTATGACTAACTGAAGACGAACAAAGACAAACTAAAATGCTTAATCTAACTTATTAAGAATAATTCTGAATTATCGAACTCAACCAAGACAATATaagattataattaataagaaTAAATCAAGCAACTAAGTTGGTCAAtgcaaaattattaataagcgagtcaatattaatattaatattaatatgtaATAATTGAATGATAGACTAATCTAGAAAGACAATCGACTATGACTAGATATATAATAGCAAATATAGACCAAACCAAAATATTCAATCAAGCTTATTAATAATGATCTTAATATATCAGATCTAATTGAGACAATATAAGATCCAAACGGTTAGTACATTGGAACCAACTATTAACCTAGCAAGCCGATGGCcgatatttattattaataatgaGATAACTTAGAACTCCAATGAAACATTACCAAAGCTTATCAACTTGataaaaactatttgataaaatgGTTTTAGGGTCCTAAAAGTGCTATCAGTCGATAAGCTGATAGGACGTTCTAGGGGTTAATCTTTTTCTGGGTTTCATATATTGTCAGTTGTAGGGTCAAACTAACTGGCACGCCTATTTTCAGTTGAGATTCTCAAATTTTAGGTCCTGGACTGAAGCGATATAGAGTCTTGTAGgtcttcgtgtgtgacacgtcagaaATGAGTTTTGGCGTCGACACCATGCTATACTGGTACAGTTGCAATGTAGGCCTGACATCCCTgttttttttgatattatagaataatttagatttgatttaaaCAAGTGATATCAGTATAGTTGATGAGAAAATCTAcgatattttgtaatatattttcatagcaAAGTATGAGTATTTTGCTAGTTTAGGGgaaaagccaaatgacatatttttaaatacaaaatattttacaaataaatattttatacgtgttcttagcaatctaaaatcgaagtcaaaataaactacggtgaaACCCCCAAAATGtgctccaaatttaatgttaaaattttaaattttttgcttgtaagaacaagaagaagcaAAAAATATGAGACTCAAAGtggagataaaaataaataacaagttaAAGCTGTAGCAATCCACCGCTACATTCACTTGCCTCCGACAAAGAAGACGACACGGTGTTAAGCCCAGTCCGAGGCACCACTGCCTATTCATAAGGAAAACCTCATAATACACACCTAAACTGGCTAAACATGTCTAAAATTCAATAGATGGTATGCCCCGAGGGGTCAAACCCAATACCAGACAAAATAGTGAGGTTGATTgtacgacatatttacaaataaaaaataatttgtgaacaaaaatttcatatacgtgttcttaccaatctaaaagccaagataaaaaataaactataataaaaaaaatctcaaaatcaacttcaaattcaagattgaaaatttaaaattggacttataagtataaacagaaccAAAAAGATAACGATATCTATGtgcaaatttgatttataagtataaacaaaactaaaaaaataacggTGACTGTGTGCCAACGTGCAGAACTACATACCTATCCGAATCAGAACACCTGACTCCTCTACCCTTGCTTAACCACGAATTAAAACgtcaaaataatctaaaacataTGCTGAAACAAGGAGAAAGCTTCACCTAGGGGCACCTTCAATACCTCACTAAGCACAGTATATGAGATAAATAGAGGtagtatttttgtttgttttcaatCTATTTTCCTTCTATGACAGGGCCGGCATGAAGGAATGAAATTGGAAGTGGGACGACAGGATAAGAACAGCCAAAGATTGAGTAACCGCTCGCTCGACCTTGTTTCCCATCGTGCTCTTGCTATTAAGTAAACTCTGAGTACTAGCTAGCCCCAGTCCGTAAAATGGATCAGTAACTGGAGCCAACGCATATGTTGATGTTGGTGCAAGTCCAAGCAAGGCACGTGAGGATCGGATCTCGAGCGGAAGCTGGATCTCGGTAAGTACAGCCACCCACCATATGCAAAGTCCAACATGATCGCCGGTGAAATAGCAAATttacattaattaatgaacGGCACAAGAATTAGCGAGGCACAAAAAGGCCGTGGCGGTTGTGGCGGCGTTCAAGCTGTCGCTCCTGCTACTCATCGGTTGCCTCATAACGGCCTCCGGCTTTCGCTGCACTCGCGGCGTCTTCCTGGGGTCCATGATCGCCATCGCCCTCTTCTACCTCCTCTTCTCCATCGCCTTCTGCGGCCGCAACAACTTGGATGCCGTTTACGGCCTCTTCGTCTTCGGCCAGTTCATCGTAACCCTCGCCCTTCTCGCCCTCATCGTCTTCGGTTacgtcgccgtccaccgcggCGGCTGGCTTAGCGCTCGTCTCGCTAACCCGAGCTACTGGGCAAGAACCGCCGCCTGCCTCCGCCATAGAGATGTCTGCTATCTCAACAAAAATCACGACAATCACGGAATCTCGCCTATCGAGGTACGTAACCGCTTCTGCTATCCCTATCTTTtcgtctttttcttttacttatagtcaaattttaaattttagctttaaatttagagctaattTTGGGTAGTCttgtttttagatcaataagaaaatgtatataaaacttttatcataaattacttttcgtttacaaatacgtcgtttggcttttccatgaaaaatataaacaatcacccttgaAATCgttcgcttcttcttctggtTTTCCTTTCATCAACTAAACTCATGTTAGGACAAAGATAGCAATGAATGTATTTGGTAATAAGGTGGATCTTACCTATTACTTCTTGTACCTCGTATTCAATAGCAATAGTTGGGTAAGAatgaagagaggagagagtttTACTATCTTTTTTAGTTCTTGTTACCTTGTATTAGTCTTGTCGCTAGATGATCTTACCATCCACCTTCACATTAGTAAAGTAGGTAGCAAGACCCCTTACTTATCACTTTATTCATTTCTTATAATGTTCAAACAGTAACCAGGGTCCAATGTTTAAGAGCAATGGTTGGGTGTAGAAAAGAGGAAAATTAAGAGGAGATTCGACACTTCTGGTGTTTGCTACATGTTAGAAAGTTTGTAGCATCTTGTATatctgttgacgtcaaaagttAACCCGATggcgtgtcacacacgaaggcctgtgAGTCTTTTCTTAGAACGCTCCAGTGCagaacctaaattcttagaatgcgcGGACGTGCCAgacagtttgatcctgcaactaacAAGATTAAGAGTAAAACAAGCGAACGGCTATCAAGCCAGCAGGGAACTGACaaaccagccgatcggatgttgatgtagtagtgtttagccgataggctgaACAATCGGTTGTTGAAAGTTTGATCGGCTAGAAATCCTATGCGAATAAacttaaatagttaaataaacaatgaatagTGTGTtatgatcggctaaaaccaactagcatgtaattctcataaccTATGTAACGtaaataactaccgatctaaataaatcaagtcgATTGGTGTAAGAGCAGTAAAGTAAAACAATCGACTACTTAGTGGATAACAGGCATGTAGATaggcaaagatcatcggctataaacaaCTGACGATCAATCAAggtctataaaatatctagcctagctTAGTAGGAATAATTGTAGAAGATCGGATCAAACCGAGACAGCTCAAAACTGTGCCTagcaactttatttttctaatttgctatagctaatagttaattaatcaaaatgCTAATGATTCACCTTCTTTGTCTTGCTGTGAAAAAGCCATCCCTACATCCCCAAAACCAATGTTGCCTTAATCAGCGAATAACTTAACTGTATCCACCATCATATGCATAGCCTATCCGTGCTCCGACCAAGTTCCTGTATCGTACAACAAAGGAAGAGACCAACTTCCTGTATCCAGAAGAACAGCAAAAATTGCCTAATCTCTCAAAAGTTGGGAGAAGATGTGACCCGAAAGGGGCGGGACAAAGATCCCTCTGTTAGggtcgtaaaaagaaaaaaaatgacatatttgtaaacagataataatttttgaataaaatatttatatacatgttcatagcgctttaaaagtaaaaactgaaaaatcaacttcgatgaaaaaatctcaaatcaactcaaaatttaaagttaaaaatttaaattttaggtatATAACCCAACGCCAAAAGATGGGGTGAACAATTGTATATGTCCTCACAATGGTGGTTTGGTAAGAATTGCATCTGAATCATCACATCCCTAATAACCATTAAAATCCTCTTTATGGTATATAgcagtgaaaaataaaattttctagaatAAAGTGTGTATTACTCCCTCGATCTATTCCAACAATCCAGAATACCCTTCTGAGctataaaacaaaacatttttccTCTCAACTTACACAAGGGACCCTTTAATTAGACAGTGTTGTTGGAGGATTAATTTGACCTAAGTTGGCATGCATATGTGGTACTAACATGacactaattaatcaaatcagcataaaataatttaaagatCCGTATGTATGGCTTCTACTTATGTATTGATTCCATTCATCGATCTATGACATGGAACCTCAGCTTATaacaattaacaaaatatatatgtattgcaGTATGGATGCTGCAAGCCACCATCATGGTGTGCATTTACATATGTGAATGGGACGACGTGGACAAGGACGCCAGGGGCAGATGCCCCAACAGACGATGACTGCATCAGGTGGAGCCACGCTGTGCTTCC from Oryza brachyantha chromosome 3, ObraRS2, whole genome shotgun sequence carries:
- the LOC121053848 gene encoding tetraspanin-9-like is translated as MNKTMLGCAIFFQMFAAINLLCGIAEAPKLCTGGVFWGPMLAIALFLMLVCISMIVAARLKFSDLYVCYLVGVSIVILALLVFTIFGFVAVGGIAGSGGSRVGEEYKLEEYSGWLRDRVADRRYWETASACLRRGDVCNGMAQLMRDPDTGAFVPWLSSDQRWEQDRGADVHQMSPIESGCCKPPSWCAFTYVNGTTWTPTPDAPANADCSRWGNDKETLCFQCDSCKAGFLHHTKRAWGPAVIFPIVTLVFLICACSCLFSGDD